TTCAGCTGTTCAATCTGGGCCGCTTCCTGCGACGCCATCGTCTTGCGCATCAACTCGCCGGCGGACTGGCTTTCCTCGCGGATGATCTTCTGCTGCTCGGGGGTCAGCGTCGCCCATTTCTTGGCGTTGAAGACGTGAATCATCGAGTTGTAAGCGTGGCGGTCGAGGGCCAGGTACTTTTGCACCTCGTAAAGCTTGTTCGAGGCGATGACCGAGATCGGGTTCTCTTCGCCGTCGACGACGCCCTGGGACAGCGACATGTAAAGCTCGGGGAAGGCGATCTTGGTGGCTTGCGCGCCCAACGCTTCCATCGCCGCCTCCAGCTGCATCTCGGGCGGGACGCGGATCTTGAGGCCCTTGACGTCATCCGGCACGTTGATCGGGTGCTTGCTGTTGGTGATGTTGCGGAAGCCCCATTCCCAGTTCGACAGCAGAATGAAGCCTTGCTTCTCGGCCAGCGGCGCCAGCCATTTGGCCGCCGGTCCGTCCAGGGTCCGGTGCGCGTGGGCGAGATCGTCGAACACGAAGGGCAGGACGACCGCGGCGAAGGCCTTCTCGTACTTGTCCATCTGGCCGTGGGTCGGCAGGGCCATGTCGATGGTCCCCAGCTTCACCTGCTGCAGCTGCTCGGGCGGCGAGCCCAGCTGGTTGGCGGGATAGACCTCGACCTTGATCTCGCCTTTCGTCCGCTCCTCGACCCTTTTGGCGAACTGCAGAGCGGCCGCCTGAGCGGGATGATTGGTCTCGGCATAGTGAGCCAGCTTGAGGACAATCCTGGCTTCGGCAGGTCTTGCGGCGAAAACAACGGCGAGGGCGAGGGCAAGAAGTAGTCGTTTACTCATGAACGAGCCTCCAATGGTGACGTTTGACGCGCGGTGTGTGCGAGACGTGTGTGGGGACGCGCTGCTGGGCCACGCCGCTCGTCGCGCACGATAAAGACGCGTCGTCTTTAACACAAGCCGCATTCGCTGGCGGGTTACCGACGCTTCCAGGCGCGTCACTGGCATCAATCGTGCTGCGACCGATCAGCCGATGCCTTTTGCGGCGTTTTGGGCGATTCGACTGTCAAGAAAAGGCTCGCTGACGAGGCGAGATGTGCCATTTATATCCGCAAGGTGGTTGGTTGTCTTGGCGACAACGATGCTCGGCCCGGCCGCCGCAGGACATTCAGGATCGCTGACGGTCTCGCCTGCACCGACCAACGCCGAATTCACCACCGATCCGTCTTTCTATCGGTCCGCGGCGGATTGCGAGGTCATCTACGACAGCGGCATCGCCAGTCGCTACGACGACGGCTACTCTACGGACGCCTATCGGGGCTTCGAGAAAATTCTGCAGCCGTATGGACGATGGATCGACGAGGAGAAACTGGGTCGCGTCTGGGTGCCCAGCCGCGAAATCGCCGGGAGTGACTTTGCGCCATACGCCAGCGCCGGCCGATGGTCGTTGACCGAGTATGGGTGGACTTGGATCTCGGACTGGGAGTGGGGGCGCGTGGTATTTCACTATGGACGTTGGGTCTTCCTTTCCGACGCCGGCTGGTCGTGGGTTCCCGGCACGTTATGGGGGCCGGCCTGGGTGGCCTGGCGGCGCGGACGCAATCATGTCGCCTGGGCGCCGCTTCCTCCGAGAGGGATCGATGTGCCGCGATTGTTCAGCGACGGGTTTCCTTGGCATTTTGCTAGTATCAATAGCGTCGACTTTCCCGTCTTGAAGCTGACGCCGCACCAGGCATTCACGATTTTCGGGCACCTGGTCGCGCGCACGCAGGATCGGCTGGTGGGGCTGGACGGGGTCTCCATTCTGACCAATGCCGGACCGGTCGGCGCACGACTGGCGAAGGGCGTCGTGCGAATCCCGGTCGATCTCGACGCGGTCTCTGCCCAGTCACTTCCGTCGGGGAGCATCAGGCCGCAGATCGGTCTTCCGGTCGAAAAACGCCCGTGGTGGCATCAGGCGTGGGAAAAAGTGCCGCTCACCGAGCGCGAGAGCGCTCACCGCCAGTACCGATAGAGGCACCCGACCGCTGTGACAAATTTCTGCTGAACGCCGGATGGAGTTCTTGGCGATGGCGTTTGTCGCGACTGGGTCATTCGCACTCTTCCGTTTTCATCCTGTTCTTCCTGCCGGTGATCCGTTCGTTCCGTTCTCGGCTGAGGAGACCTCGACGAAGGACCAGAAGTGGCTTTTGAAGCCGAGGAGTCGCTCGAATGACTCCGGCGCGGTGGCGGCCACCAAGTATTGCAATTTGGCCAACATGGTGGCTGGCGCAAAACTGGCCGTCAATGATTGAGACGGCTGAACGGACGGGCGACCCATCGGGACGTCCCCGTCCCACACGACATACCCCACCACCACAAAGTCGGGCTTGGTGACCTGCCTTGGATGAAAACGAGCCTCGAGAATCCGCATGCAGACCGCCGGAGGGCAAAGAACATGCCGATCAGTGACCTTCGTCGTGTTCAAAATGTCGGCGTTGATCGATGAAGGCCGCAGCGATACACGGTGTCCTGTCGCGAAAGAGGTAGAAACCTTTCATGGATGCCGTCAGCAACTCAGGCCCGACGCTATTGGGGACTCCGGTCGCTTTCTTGTTGTTCGGCTTGATCCTTGTCGGGATCCTTCTGTTGCAGCGCCGATCTCTGGAGGTGTCGCTGGTCGGGCTGTTGTTGATCGTGACCTTCCGGCTCGGATTGTCCCGGTTCGATCTCGGGCAACACCTCGACCACGAGTGGGTCAAGCTCGCAAACCTGTTCGGCCTGCTGGTCGGCTTTACGCTTATGGCGGATCACTTTGAAGGATCCCGCGTGACCGCGCGGCTTCCGCGTCTGCTACCGAGCGGCCGGGTGGGCTGTTTCTCACTGCTCGTCTGCGTGTGGATTCTGTCTGGTCTTCTCGACAACATAGCGGCTGCGCTCATCGGCGCGACAGCGGCGATGGCCCTGTTCAAACGTCAAGTCCATCTTGGATACCTGGCGGCGATAGTCGCCGCGGCCAACGCTGGCGGCGCCGGCAGCGTTCTTGGCGACACGACGACAACGATGCTCTGGATCGACGGTGTAAGTCCCCTGTCGGTGTTGCCGGCGTATATAGGGACCACCAGCGCTCTGGTTGTTTTTGGCGCCTTCGCTTCGGCTCAACAGCACAGGCACGCGCCCATCGATTCGAACACTGCCGAAAACATCCGCATCGATTCAGTTCGGCTGGGCATCGTCTTGGGGGCGCTTGCCCTGATGATCGGCACGAACCTCGTGGTCAACAACATGGTTCGATCCAGTCGCGACCACTTTCCCTTTCTTGCCACGGCGCTGTGGGTGGCCCTTGTTGTTGGTGGGCTTGCGCGGCCACTTAACTGGAGACTGTTGCCGGGGGCGAT
This genomic stretch from Polyangia bacterium harbors:
- a CDS encoding DUF6600 domain-containing protein; this translates as MPFAAFWAIRLSRKGSLTRRDVPFISARWLVVLATTMLGPAAAGHSGSLTVSPAPTNAEFTTDPSFYRSAADCEVIYDSGIASRYDDGYSTDAYRGFEKILQPYGRWIDEEKLGRVWVPSREIAGSDFAPYASAGRWSLTEYGWTWISDWEWGRVVFHYGRWVFLSDAGWSWVPGTLWGPAWVAWRRGRNHVAWAPLPPRGIDVPRLFSDGFPWHFASINSVDFPVLKLTPHQAFTIFGHLVARTQDRLVGLDGVSILTNAGPVGARLAKGVVRIPVDLDAVSAQSLPSGSIRPQIGLPVEKRPWWHQAWEKVPLTERESAHRQYR
- a CDS encoding TRAP transporter substrate-binding protein, whose product is MSKRLLLALALAVVFAARPAEARIVLKLAHYAETNHPAQAAALQFAKRVEERTKGEIKVEVYPANQLGSPPEQLQQVKLGTIDMALPTHGQMDKYEKAFAAVVLPFVFDDLAHAHRTLDGPAAKWLAPLAEKQGFILLSNWEWGFRNITNSKHPINVPDDVKGLKIRVPPEMQLEAAMEALGAQATKIAFPELYMSLSQGVVDGEENPISVIASNKLYEVQKYLALDRHAYNSMIHVFNAKKWATLTPEQQKIIREESQSAGELMRKTMASQEAAQIEQLKAAKMQITTPNPAAFRAKMGPAYKKIEAYAGAQNVKTFLDMVNKERKK
- a CDS encoding citrate transporter, whose protein sequence is MDAVSNSGPTLLGTPVAFLLFGLILVGILLLQRRSLEVSLVGLLLIVTFRLGLSRFDLGQHLDHEWVKLANLFGLLVGFTLMADHFEGSRVTARLPRLLPSGRVGCFSLLVCVWILSGLLDNIAAALIGATAAMALFKRQVHLGYLAAIVAAANAGGAGSVLGDTTTTMLWIDGVSPLSVLPAYIGTTSALVVFGAFASAQQHRHAPIDSNTAENIRIDSVRLGIVLGALALMIGTNLVVNNMVRSSRDHFPFLATALWVALVVGGLARPLNWRLLPGAIRSSVFLLALVLSASLMPVEALPRPSWLSTLAMGFVSAVFDNIPLTKLALDQGGYDWALLAYAVGFGGSMVWFGSSAGVAITGLFPEAKSVVRWLRAAWHVPVGFLVGFFALYLLRGWNP